In the Leptolyngbya sp. SIO1E4 genome, one interval contains:
- a CDS encoding CPBP family intramembrane metalloprotease → MEPLGRIQILVAMGVTALVLLLIARFWLLFDAVSLLSVALDGQVCALGIGIGVGITGASAIAYHLWPGYRKSADLYLKLVLQPLTWADLVWMGLLPGLSEELLFRGVMLPAIGLNANGVVFSSLCFGVLHLSGLQQWPYVVWATCIGLILGASALLSGNLLVPILAHITTNLLSSLVWKVRSQS, encoded by the coding sequence ATGGAGCCGTTAGGGCGTATCCAAATTTTGGTCGCGATGGGCGTCACCGCATTAGTGTTATTGCTAATTGCCCGTTTTTGGTTGCTATTTGATGCGGTATCCCTACTCTCTGTTGCTCTAGATGGTCAGGTGTGTGCATTAGGCATCGGCATTGGTGTCGGCATTACAGGGGCCAGTGCGATCGCTTATCATCTTTGGCCGGGGTATCGCAAAAGTGCTGATCTGTATCTAAAGCTGGTGCTGCAGCCGTTAACCTGGGCGGATTTAGTCTGGATGGGGTTATTGCCCGGGTTAAGTGAAGAACTGCTGTTTCGAGGGGTTATGCTGCCTGCCATTGGCCTCAATGCTAATGGGGTTGTCTTTTCTAGCCTCTGTTTTGGGGTGCTGCACCTGAGTGGTCTGCAACAGTGGCCATACGTTGTGTGGGCAACCTGTATTGGCCTTATTTTGGGGGCAAGCGCGCTGCTTTCAGGCAATTTGCTGGTACCCATTTTGGCTCACATCACAACAAACTTGCTCTCCAGCCTGGTCTGGAAAGTGCGATCGCAGTCCTGA
- a CDS encoding DUF427 domain-containing protein — translation MVQRIEPGPGQESVWDYPRPPRIESSPRHIRVVFNGVTVAESRNTFRILETSHPPVYYIPLEDVQQRYLTSTPRSTFCEWKGAAQYYDLVVGDRHAKNAVWRYPQPTARFQDIQNCIALYPSQMDACYVDDEQVQAQAGDFYGGWITRDIVGPFKGGTGTWGW, via the coding sequence ATGGTACAACGCATAGAACCGGGGCCAGGACAAGAATCTGTTTGGGATTATCCCCGCCCCCCTCGGATCGAAAGCTCCCCTCGCCATATTCGAGTTGTCTTTAACGGGGTAACCGTTGCAGAGTCTCGAAACACCTTCCGGATTCTTGAAACTAGCCACCCCCCGGTCTACTATATCCCTCTAGAAGATGTGCAGCAGCGATATCTGACGTCAACTCCGCGCTCAACGTTCTGCGAGTGGAAAGGGGCAGCGCAATATTACGATTTAGTTGTGGGCGATCGCCACGCTAAGAATGCAGTGTGGCGTTATCCTCAACCAACAGCACGGTTTCAAGATATCCAAAACTGCATCGCGTTGTATCCGAGTCAAATGGATGCCTGCTACGTAGACGATGAACAGGTTCAGGCTCAAGCCGGAGACTTCTACGGCGGTTGGATTACCCGCGATATCGTCGGGCCGTTTAAAGGCGGAACCGGTACCTGGGGGTGGTGA
- the fba gene encoding fructose-bisphosphate aldolase class II encodes MALVPMRLMLDHAAEMGYGIPAYNVNNLEQILAIMQAADETDSPVILQASRGARKYAGENFLRHLVLGAIETYPHIPVVMHQDHGNSPATCYSAIRNGFTSVMMDGSLEEDAKTPASFEYNVNVTAEVVKVAHAIGASVEGELGCLGSLETGKGDKEDGHGFEGTLSHDQLLTDPDEAVQFVEATQVDALAVAIGTSHGAYKFTRKPTGEILAISRIEEIHKRLPNTHLVMHGSSSVPQEWLDMINEYGGQIPETYGVPVEEIQKGIKSGVRKVNIDTDNRLAITAAIREAAAKDPSNFDPRHFMKPAIKYMKQVCRDRYEAFGTAGNASKIKQAGVEVFAAKYAAGELDAKVKTAAAV; translated from the coding sequence ATGGCGCTCGTCCCTATGCGGTTAATGCTGGATCACGCAGCTGAAATGGGCTACGGCATCCCAGCGTATAACGTCAATAACCTGGAGCAAATCCTGGCAATTATGCAGGCTGCTGACGAGACGGATAGCCCAGTTATCCTACAGGCTTCCCGGGGTGCTCGTAAGTATGCAGGTGAGAATTTCCTGCGTCACCTGGTTCTAGGCGCAATTGAAACCTATCCCCATATTCCTGTTGTGATGCACCAGGATCATGGCAACAGCCCCGCTACCTGCTACTCCGCTATCCGTAATGGCTTCACTAGCGTCATGATGGATGGTTCTTTGGAAGAAGACGCTAAAACTCCTGCTAGCTTTGAGTACAACGTCAATGTCACCGCTGAAGTTGTGAAAGTGGCTCACGCTATCGGTGCCAGCGTTGAAGGTGAACTAGGCTGTCTAGGTTCTCTAGAAACGGGTAAAGGCGATAAGGAAGATGGCCATGGCTTTGAGGGCACCCTCAGCCACGACCAACTACTGACTGACCCCGATGAGGCCGTTCAGTTTGTTGAAGCAACTCAGGTAGATGCTCTGGCAGTTGCCATTGGCACCAGCCACGGCGCCTACAAGTTCACCCGTAAGCCCACGGGTGAAATTCTGGCCATCAGCCGCATCGAAGAAATCCACAAGCGCTTGCCCAATACTCACCTGGTAATGCACGGGTCTTCTTCTGTCCCGCAAGAGTGGCTGGACATGATCAACGAGTACGGCGGTCAGATTCCTGAAACCTACGGTGTACCTGTTGAAGAAATCCAGAAGGGTATCAAGAGTGGTGTTCGCAAGGTGAACATCGACACCGATAACCGGTTGGCCATCACGGCTGCAATTCGTGAAGCTGCTGCTAAGGATCCTTCCAACTTTGATCCTCGCCACTTCATGAAGCCTGCCATCAAATACATGAAGCAGGTTTGCCGCGATCGCTACGAAGCGTTCGGTACTGCTGGCAACGCCAGCAAGATCAAGCAGGCTGGCGTTGAAGTCTTTGCTGCCAAGTATGCAGCTGGCGAATTAGATGCCAAGGTCAAGACTGCTGCTGCTGTCTAG
- a CDS encoding aspartate kinase, which produces MVLIVQKFGGTSVGSVERIQSVAQRVKQTVEGGNQVAVVVSAMGKTTDGLVKLADQISDNPSRREMDMLLSTGEQVSIALLSMALHALGQDAISLTGAQVGIVTEAEHARARILNIRTERIQRHLQDGKVVVVAGFQGISQSTDLEITTLGRGGSDTSAVALAAALGAAKCEIYTDVPGILTTDPRLVPEAQLMETITCDEMLELASLGAKVLHPRAVEIARNYGVPLVVRSSWTDAPGTHVIAPARQPKSLAGLELVHPVDAVEFDIDQAKVALLRIPDRPGIAARLFGEIAAQSLDVDLVIQSIHEGNTNDIAFTVTRSNLPKAEAVATAIAPALRDTPTDQTQAEVFVDSQVAKVSIVGAGMIGRPGVAARMFSTLAAAGVNIQLISTSEVKVSCTVRMADCDRAITALCQAFQVTCSPLVGDHAQPASDRAPQVRGAALDQKQAQVAIRHVPDQPGMAARIFQLLAEASVSVDMIIQSQRCRLVNGKTTRDIAFTVAQAEVAQAKAIVEDAAAELGCGEVAVDEAIAKISIVGMGMINTPGVAARMFDALSEQTINIQMIATSEIKISCLVAEADGVKALKAVHNAFGLFGSEQVVVPA; this is translated from the coding sequence ATGGTGCTGATTGTTCAAAAATTTGGGGGAACCTCCGTTGGGTCTGTAGAACGGATTCAGTCTGTCGCCCAGCGGGTTAAACAAACGGTTGAGGGTGGGAATCAGGTTGCGGTTGTTGTCTCTGCAATGGGCAAAACAACCGATGGTCTTGTGAAGTTGGCCGATCAGATTTCTGACAATCCGAGTCGACGAGAAATGGACATGCTGCTCTCTACGGGAGAGCAAGTCTCGATCGCCCTCCTCAGTATGGCGTTGCACGCATTAGGGCAAGACGCCATCTCCCTGACAGGGGCACAAGTGGGGATTGTCACGGAAGCTGAGCACGCGCGGGCTCGCATTCTGAACATTCGCACTGAACGCATACAGCGCCACTTACAAGATGGCAAAGTGGTGGTAGTAGCTGGCTTTCAGGGCATCAGCCAAAGTACTGATCTAGAAATCACAACCCTTGGTCGCGGCGGCTCAGATACCTCTGCTGTAGCCCTTGCAGCGGCGCTAGGGGCTGCAAAATGTGAAATCTACACTGACGTTCCTGGCATTTTGACAACAGATCCCCGATTGGTGCCTGAGGCCCAGTTGATGGAGACGATCACCTGTGACGAAATGCTAGAGCTGGCCAGTTTAGGGGCTAAAGTGTTACATCCCCGGGCGGTTGAGATCGCGCGTAACTATGGTGTTCCCTTAGTCGTTCGCTCTAGCTGGACAGATGCCCCAGGCACCCATGTCATTGCCCCAGCCCGCCAGCCCAAATCCTTAGCTGGGCTAGAACTGGTGCATCCTGTAGATGCGGTCGAGTTTGATATTGACCAAGCTAAGGTGGCTTTGCTGCGGATTCCAGACCGACCCGGCATTGCGGCTCGCCTATTTGGAGAAATTGCGGCCCAAAGCCTGGATGTAGATTTGGTGATCCAGTCTATCCACGAGGGCAACACCAACGACATTGCCTTCACTGTGACCCGGTCTAACCTGCCCAAAGCTGAAGCCGTCGCCACTGCGATCGCGCCCGCCCTCCGAGACACCCCCACCGATCAGACCCAAGCCGAGGTTTTTGTGGATAGTCAGGTGGCCAAAGTCAGCATTGTGGGTGCAGGCATGATCGGTCGCCCTGGGGTGGCAGCTCGCATGTTCTCGACCCTGGCTGCAGCGGGGGTCAACATTCAGCTGATTTCAACCTCGGAGGTTAAAGTGAGCTGTACTGTGCGCATGGCCGATTGCGATCGCGCAATTACAGCCCTGTGTCAGGCGTTTCAGGTCACCTGCTCACCGTTGGTTGGCGACCATGCCCAACCAGCCAGCGACCGCGCTCCCCAGGTCCGTGGGGCAGCCCTCGATCAAAAGCAGGCACAGGTTGCAATCCGTCACGTCCCTGACCAGCCAGGGATGGCTGCTCGCATCTTTCAACTCCTGGCTGAGGCCAGCGTCAGCGTGGATATGATCATCCAGTCGCAGCGGTGTCGCCTGGTAAACGGCAAGACCACCCGCGACATCGCATTTACCGTGGCGCAAGCAGAAGTGGCCCAGGCCAAAGCCATCGTAGAGGACGCTGCCGCTGAATTAGGGTGCGGAGAAGTGGCGGTAGATGAGGCGATCGCAAAAATCAGCATCGTCGGCATGGGCATGATCAATACCCCTGGCGTGGCTGCACGCATGTTTGACGCCCTCTCAGAGCAAACTATCAACATCCAAATGATTGCTACATCAGAAATCAAAATCAGCTGCCTGGTGGCTGAAGCGGATGGCGTCAAGGCGCTCAAAGCGGTTCATAATGCCTTTGGCCTGTTTGGATCAGAGCAGGTTGTGGTGCCGGCTTAA
- a CDS encoding cysteine desulfurase-like protein, whose translation MSLAPSTATPTLQLDYVRQHFPALAGDWTFFDNAGGSQILQPVVDRITEFLYTSNVQLGASYQVSQTATARVAQGAEAMATLINAADPAEVILGSSTSALLRILAHCLGQTLQPGDEIIVTNCDHEANISPWMELQRQGIVLKVWRVNPDTFELELSDLAALLTSQTRLVAVTHTSNVLGTIAPIRQIADLVHAHGARICVDGVAYAPHRQVDVQALDVDFYAFSLYKVYGPHLALLYGKREHLLALPGYNHYFIDNTAVPYKFQPGGSSYELSYSLVAITDYFRTLAQHHWGHQTATDVPGQLSQAFSLIRDHEATLSDRLLTFLRSKPNVRIIGCPDPDPDRRVPTISFVIDGVSSAKIPSQIDSHQIGIRYGHFYALRLIEDLGLVPQDGVVRVSMVHYNTVAECDRLIALLDNLF comes from the coding sequence ATGTCCCTTGCTCCTTCAACGGCTACCCCGACCTTGCAATTAGACTACGTGCGCCAGCACTTCCCTGCTCTAGCAGGAGACTGGACTTTTTTTGATAACGCTGGGGGGTCTCAAATTTTACAGCCCGTGGTGGATCGCATCACTGAGTTTCTGTACACCTCCAATGTACAGTTGGGCGCATCCTACCAGGTTTCGCAAACCGCCACGGCGCGGGTGGCCCAAGGGGCTGAGGCCATGGCCACGCTGATTAATGCGGCTGACCCGGCAGAGGTGATTTTAGGATCTAGCACCTCGGCGCTGTTGCGGATTTTGGCTCATTGTTTGGGGCAAACACTGCAGCCGGGGGACGAGATTATTGTCACCAACTGCGACCACGAAGCCAATATCAGTCCGTGGATGGAGTTGCAGCGTCAGGGCATTGTCTTAAAGGTGTGGCGCGTTAACCCTGACACGTTTGAACTGGAGTTAAGCGATCTAGCGGCATTGCTGACATCCCAAACGCGGTTAGTCGCCGTAACCCACACCTCAAATGTTCTAGGCACGATCGCCCCCATTCGCCAAATTGCAGATCTTGTCCACGCCCACGGCGCCCGCATCTGTGTAGACGGTGTCGCCTACGCCCCCCATCGCCAAGTCGATGTGCAGGCTTTGGATGTCGATTTCTACGCCTTCAGCCTGTACAAGGTGTACGGCCCTCATCTAGCCCTGCTCTACGGCAAGCGAGAGCACTTGCTAGCGCTGCCGGGGTACAACCACTACTTCATTGACAATACGGCAGTTCCTTACAAGTTTCAGCCAGGGGGCAGCAGCTATGAGCTGAGCTACAGTCTGGTTGCGATTACCGACTATTTTCGAACGCTGGCGCAGCACCATTGGGGTCACCAAACTGCGACGGATGTGCCAGGTCAACTCAGTCAGGCGTTTTCGCTGATTCGTGATCATGAAGCGACTTTGAGCGATCGCCTGCTCACCTTCCTGCGGAGTAAGCCCAATGTCCGCATTATCGGATGCCCCGATCCTGATCCAGACCGTCGCGTCCCAACCATTTCCTTTGTCATAGACGGCGTCAGCAGCGCCAAGATTCCCTCCCAAATTGATTCTCACCAAATCGGCATCCGCTATGGCCATTTCTACGCCCTGCGCCTAATCGAAGATTTGGGGTTAGTGCCTCAGGACGGGGTGGTGCGGGTCAGCATGGTGCACTACAACACCGTGGCGGAGTGCGATCGCCTCATTGCGCTGTTAGACAACCTTTTCTAA
- a CDS encoding Uma2 family endonuclease — MTTASSQHKTYTAEDYLTLEIASDIRSEYRSGEIVPMTGGTPEHNQIASALNALLWFGLRGKPYSIFITDQRLWIPAVNVYTYPDAMVIANPVNLKPGRKDTVTNPVLIAEILSDSTQSYDRSDKFESYRTIPTFQEYLLIDQYRPYVEQFVKRSEHQWLFTEHSGLDAQVSVSSVGVELALRDLYENVVSG, encoded by the coding sequence ATGACCACTGCCTCTAGCCAACACAAAACCTACACCGCGGAAGACTATCTAACCCTAGAGATAGCGTCAGATATCCGAAGCGAATACCGCAGTGGGGAAATCGTACCCATGACCGGAGGTACGCCTGAACACAATCAAATTGCCAGTGCATTGAATGCGTTATTGTGGTTCGGCCTCCGGGGCAAGCCCTACAGTATCTTCATTACTGACCAGCGGCTTTGGATTCCTGCTGTGAACGTTTACACTTACCCAGATGCAATGGTGATTGCAAATCCCGTGAATCTGAAGCCAGGACGCAAAGACACGGTCACGAATCCAGTATTGATTGCAGAAATCTTGTCAGACTCAACTCAAAGCTATGACCGTAGTGATAAGTTTGAGTCCTACCGTACGATTCCGACATTTCAGGAATATCTGCTGATTGACCAGTACAGACCCTATGTCGAGCAATTTGTGAAACGATCCGAGCATCAGTGGTTGTTCACAGAACATAGTGGTCTAGATGCCCAGGTGAGCGTATCGTCTGTGGGGGTTGAGTTAGCCTTGAGAGACCTGTACGAAAATGTGGTGAGCGGCTAG
- a CDS encoding aldo/keto reductase translates to MTRHSQTRRKFLLTALSATGGAFGVSACQQAITHSQLAIPDVSAETPTLPTVTASTDASTPPAAMPERPLGKTGLVLPILGLGGSASPLSRTNDEAEALTIIQRALELGVRYFDTAANYGPSETFLGQVLPSYRSEVVIATKTSQRSYDGAWRELERSLQRLKTDTLDLWQFHALTYDWDLDTLLQPQTGAIKAAQEAQAQGLVRHVGITGHHNPEIIVAALQRYPFDAALVPINAADKHTPQPFITTVLPVAQQQNAGIIAMKVPAYGRLFQPGVLSGMPEAMGYALSQPGVHTCIIAAETVAQLEENVATAQAFQPLSAEAMGAIEQRTAAVWEENSFFRRWA, encoded by the coding sequence ATGACTCGGCATTCCCAGACTCGCCGCAAATTTTTGCTCACTGCCCTGAGTGCTACGGGCGGTGCTTTCGGAGTTTCGGCCTGCCAGCAGGCGATCACGCATTCTCAGTTGGCCATACCTGACGTCTCCGCAGAGACTCCTACCCTCCCAACCGTTACGGCTTCAACCGACGCATCTACGCCGCCCGCTGCGATGCCAGAGCGGCCCTTGGGTAAAACGGGCCTCGTGCTCCCCATCCTAGGGCTGGGCGGCTCAGCCTCACCGTTGTCTCGCACGAATGACGAGGCTGAAGCGCTCACGATTATCCAGCGAGCATTGGAACTCGGAGTCCGCTATTTTGACACGGCTGCCAACTATGGCCCTAGTGAAACCTTTTTAGGGCAGGTGTTGCCGTCTTATCGCTCGGAGGTGGTGATTGCCACCAAAACCAGTCAGCGCAGCTATGATGGGGCCTGGCGAGAATTGGAGCGATCGCTGCAGCGACTCAAGACCGATACCCTCGATCTGTGGCAGTTCCATGCGCTCACCTACGACTGGGATTTAGACACGCTTTTACAGCCTCAAACGGGCGCTATCAAAGCCGCTCAAGAAGCTCAGGCGCAGGGATTGGTGCGTCATGTCGGCATCACCGGCCACCACAACCCCGAGATTATCGTCGCGGCGCTGCAGCGCTACCCATTCGATGCAGCCCTGGTGCCCATCAACGCTGCCGATAAACACACACCACAACCGTTCATCACCACGGTGCTGCCGGTGGCCCAGCAGCAAAATGCAGGCATTATTGCCATGAAGGTGCCTGCCTATGGGCGACTGTTTCAGCCAGGGGTGCTCTCAGGCATGCCAGAAGCCATGGGCTATGCCCTCTCACAGCCAGGGGTGCACACCTGCATCATCGCGGCAGAAACCGTGGCCCAGCTAGAAGAAAATGTCGCCACTGCTCAAGCATTTCAACCCCTAAGTGCGGAAGCAATGGGCGCGATCGAACAACGTACAGCTGCCGTCTGGGAAGAGAACAGCTTCTTTCGACGTTGGGCGTAA